A window of Ictalurus furcatus strain D&B chromosome 18, Billie_1.0, whole genome shotgun sequence contains these coding sequences:
- the LOC128622342 gene encoding olfactory receptor 52N5-like — translation MENRSYRYEILRIEGLRITPYSAYPVFVLLFLIYVFIMVSNIGIVMMIAMQKSLHKPMYLLFCNLPVNDALNATVVLPGLLKYILVESDRYISYAACVIQAFGVHTLSTNSHTILIIMAYDRYVAICEPLRYHTIMTNKMVVGLSETAWVTSTVQVLILFSLTIRLSHCTSTISNPYCDNPSLFKLSCEDVSLNQIVGLFITVVFWIISVSSISLTYLKIAQVCLKNRNSTLKSKAIKTCSTHLIVYLILFGCGCTVIILHRFSAHEGLRNLASVLLYVIPPSLNPVIYGLQTKEIRQGIEQMFLRRKVLPG, via the coding sequence ATGGAAAACAGATCATACAGATACGAGATCCTCAGGATTGAAGGATTGCGGATCACACCTTACTCCGCTTATCCGGTGTTCGTTCTTCTTTTCCTGATCTATGTGTTCATTATGGTATCGAACAttggcattgtcatgatgaTAGCAATGCAGAAATCTCTTCACAAACCAATGTACCTTCTCTTCTGTAACCTCCCTGTGAATGATGCACTCAATGCTACCGTTGTACTTCCTGGTTTACTCAAATACATCTTGGTGGAATCTGACAGGTATATCAGCTATGCCGCATGTGTAATTCAAGCCTTTGGGGTTCACACATTGAGCACAAATTCCCACACTATATTAATAATCATGGCTTACGACAGGTATGTGGCCATATGCGAGCCGTTACGATACCACACCATAATGACTAACAAAATGGTTGTAGGTCTGTCTGAAACAGCATGGGTGACTTCTACTGTCCAGGTCTTGATCTTATTCTCCCTCACTATAAGGCTCTCTCATTGTACTTCAACGATATCAAATCCCTACTGTGACAATCCTTCTCTGTTTAAACTTTCTTGTGAGGATGTGTCTTTAAATCAGATCGTTGGTTTATTTATCACTGTCGTGTTTTGGATTATCTCGGTATCGTCGATCAGTCTGACTTATCTAAAGATCGCACAGGTTTGTCTAAAAAATCGAAACAGCACACTGAAGAGCAAGGCTATAAAAACATGCAGCACCCATCTGATTGTGTATCTCATTCTCTTTGGATGTGGCTGTACTGTGATCATTTTGCACCGTTTCTCAGCTCATGAGGGACTTCGAAATCTGGCCAGTGTCTTACTTTATGTTATTCCTCCAAGCCTCAACCCGGTCATATACGGCCTTCAAACCAAAGAAATAAGACAGGGGATTGAGCAGATGTTCCTGAGAAGGAAAGTCCTTCCAGGATGA
- the LOC128622743 gene encoding olfactory receptor 52N5-like, with amino-acid sequence MENRSYRYEILRIEGLRITPYSAYPVFVLLFLIYVFIMVSNIGIVMMIAMQKSLHKPMYLLFCNLPVNDALNATVVLPGLLKYILVESDRYISYAACVIQAFGVHTLSTNSHTILITMAYDRYVAICEPLRYHTIMTNKMVVGLSVTAWVTSTVMILIILALTIRLSHCTSMISNPYCDNPSLFKLSCEDVSLNQIVGLFLSVVFWIISVSSISLTYLKIAQVCLKNRNSTLKSKAIKTCSTHLIVYLIFFGCGCTVIILHRFSAHEGLRNLASVLIYVIPPSLNPVIYGLQTKEIRHGIEQMFLRRKVLPG; translated from the coding sequence ATGGAAAACAGATCATACAGATACGAGATCCTCAGGATTGAAGGATTGCGGATCACACCTTACTCCGCTTATCCGGTGTTCGTTCTTCTTTTCCTGATCTATGTGTTCATTATGGTATCGAACAttggcattgtcatgatgaTAGCAATGCAGAAATCTCTTCACAAACCAATGTACCTTCTCTTCTGTAACCTCCCTGTGAATGATGCACTCAATGCTACCGTTGTACTTCCTGGTTTACTCAAATACATCTTGGTGGAATCTGACAGGTATATCAGCTATGCCGCTTGTGTAATTCAAGCCTTTGGGGTTCACACATTGAGCACAAATTCCCACACTATATTAATAACCATGGCTTACGACAGGTACGTGGCCATATGCGAGCCGTTACGATACCACACCATAATGACTAACAAAATGGTTGTAGGTCTGTCTGTAACAGCATGGGTGACTTCTACTGTCATGATCTTGATCATATTGGCCCTCACTATAAGGCTCTCTCATTGTACTTCAATGATATCAAATCCCTACTGTGACAATCCTTCTCTGTTTAAACTTTCTTGTGAGGATGTGTCTTTAAATCAGATCGTtggtttatttctctctgtcgTGTTTTGGATTATCTCGGTATCGTCGATCAGTCTGACTTATCTAAAGATCGCACAGGTTTGTCTAAAAAATCGAAACAGCACACTGAAGAGCAAGGCTATAAAAACATGCAGCACCCATCTGATTGTGTATCTCATTTTCTTTGGATGTGGCTGTACTGTGATCATTTTGCACCGTTTCTCAGCTCATGAGGGACTTCGAAATCTGGCCAGTGTCTTAATTTATGTTATTCCTCCAAGCCTCAACCCAGTCATATACGGCCTTCAAACCAAAGAAATAAGACATGGGATTGAGCAGATGTTCCTGAGAAGGAAAGTCCTTCCAGGATGA
- the slco2b1 gene encoding solute carrier organic anion transporter family member 2B1 isoform X2 produces MGLFNNIKFFVLCHGMLQLAQLLVSGYLKGSISTIERRYGLSSQKSGLLASFNEVGNTVLIVFVSYFGSRLHRPRCIGIGAVIASMAAFLIALPHFISGKYQYTDDIKTSMEHVSGLCQEVSNHRAASSNQTCSEVKSHANNAVFPILLLGQLLLGVGGVPIQPFGISYIDDYANKKNSPFYLGILFALTVIGPALGYLLGSILLRFYVDFNTMSPEEIVLKKTDPRWVGAWWLGFLLAGTLLFLTSLPYLFFPRSMITEEAVEATGADLLKEKEEAVSDTTRGLSLLQFLKKFPHIMLRTLRNPIYLLVVLAQVNLAAMVAGLATFMPKYIERQFSQTASFSNIMIGGLSIPCAMLGIMAGGMILRRFNLSVKASAILCSGAVLLAITFALPLLFLGCPTQSIAGINPTNSESFSRYLNCSSTCSCSDEAFNPVCGSDDVEFRSPCHAGCKTATNNSLNYTDCVCVGPAGSRGYAVPGTCGNNCAHLLVPFMIFSSLTCFLASLSQTPSFMMILRTVTPEDKSFALGIQFMLLRVLAFLPAPVLYGSAIDSTCILWGKKCKKNTSCQYYNLDYFRQRFLGLQTFFVFGGLVFFFLSFLVLKRADSAQRKRLELMNSNATNEKQDMKDTKSFLK; encoded by the exons ATGGGTCTTTTCAACAATATCAAG tTCTTTGTGCTGTGCCATGGAATGCTGCAACTTGCACAGCTCCTGGTTTCTGGCTATCTGAAGGGCTCCATATCCACAATAGAGAGAAGATATGGCCTGTCCAGTCAGAAGTCTGGACTACTGGCCTCTTTTAATGAG GTGGGAAACACGGTTCTTATCGTGTTTGTGAGCTATTTTGGAAGCCGCCTACACAGACCCAGGTGTATTGGGATTGGAGCGGTAATTGCAAGTATGGCAGCATTTCTTATTGCTTTGCCACACTTTATCAGTGGAAAATATCAGTACACGGATGACATAAAGA CTTCCATGGAGCATGTTTCTGGTCTTTGCCAAGAAGTGAGCAATCACCGGGCAGCATCCTCCAACCAGACGTGTTCGGAAGTCAAGAGTCATGCCAACAATGCAGTGTTTCCCATATTACTCCTGGGCCAGTTGCTTCTAGGCGTTGGTGGAGTTCCTATCCAACCCTTTGGGATTTCCTACATAGATGACTATGCAAATAAGAAGAATTCGCCGTTCTATCTCG GAATATTGTTTGCCTTAACTGTGATTGGACCAGCATTGGGTTACTTGCTGGGGTCGATCCTGCTCCGGTTCTATGTTGACTTCAACACGATGTCTCCTG AGGAAATTGTTCTGAAAAAAACGGATCCTCGTTGGGTTGGAGCTTGGTGGTTGGGTTTCCTTCTAGCTGGTACCTTGCTCTTCCTTACCTCCCTGCCATACCtatttttccccagaagcatgatCACAGAG GAAGCCGTAGAGGCCACTGGAGCAGACCTGCTCAAAGAGAAGGAGGAAGCTGTATCAGACACTACACGTGGACTTTCACTTCTCCAGTTCCTCAAAA AATTCCCACACATCATGctgagaaccctgaggaaccccATTTACCTTTTGGTGGTGCTGGCCCAGGTGAATCTAGCAGCGATGGTTGCTGGACTGGCCACATTCATGCCTAAATATATTGAGAGACAGTTCTCTCAAACAGCTTCCTTCTCTAACATAATGATTG GTGGTTTGAGCATCCCGTGCGCCATGTTGGGCATCATGGCAGGAGGCATGATCCTGCGCAGATTCAATCTGTCCGTTAAGGCCTCGGCGATCTTGTGCAGCGGTGCCGTGCTGTTGGCGATCACCTTCGCCTTGCCGCTCCTCTTCCTCGGTTGTCCAACGCAGAGTATTGCTGGGATAAACCCTACCAATAGCGAAAG CTTCAGCAGGTACCTGAATTGCAGTTCGACGTGTTCCTGCTCTGATGAGGCTTTCAACCCTGTGTGTGGTTCTGATGATGTGGAGTTTCGCTCTCCTTGTCACGCTGGCTGCAAAACCGCAACCAATAACTCGCTG AACTACACAgactgcgtgtgtgtgggtcCAGCTGGTTCTCGCGGTTATGCCGTACCAGGAACATGTGGGAACAACTGCGCTCACCTCCTCGTCCCGTTCATGATTTTCTCCTCGCTCACATGCTTCTTAGCGTCCCTCTCTCAGACCCCATCGTTTATGATGATTCTCAG GACTGTGACGCCAGAAGACAAATCCTTTGCCCTGGGAATCCAGTTCATGCTCCTCAGAGTGCTTG CGTTTCTCCCAGCACCTGTCCTGTACGGAAGTGCCATCGATTCGACCTGTattttgtgggggaaaaagtgCAAGAAGAACACTTCCTGTCAGTACTACAACTTGGATTATTTCAGACAACG ATTTCTTGGACTTCAGACATTTTTTGTGTTTGGAGGTCtggtcttcttctttctctcctttttggTTCTGAAGAGAGCGGATTCTGCTCAGCGAAAGAGACTGGAACTGATGAACAGCAATGCCACAAATGAGAAGCAGGACATGAAAGACACAAAATCATTTCTCAAATGA
- the slco2b1 gene encoding solute carrier organic anion transporter family member 2B1 isoform X1, producing MGLFNNIKFFVLCHGMLQLAQLLVSGYLKGSISTIERRYGLSSQKSGLLASFNEVGNTVLIVFVSYFGSRLHRPRCIGIGAVIASMAAFLIALPHFISGKYQYTDDIKTASMEHVSGLCQEVSNHRAASSNQTCSEVKSHANNAVFPILLLGQLLLGVGGVPIQPFGISYIDDYANKKNSPFYLGILFALTVIGPALGYLLGSILLRFYVDFNTMSPEEIVLKKTDPRWVGAWWLGFLLAGTLLFLTSLPYLFFPRSMITEEAVEATGADLLKEKEEAVSDTTRGLSLLQFLKKFPHIMLRTLRNPIYLLVVLAQVNLAAMVAGLATFMPKYIERQFSQTASFSNIMIGGLSIPCAMLGIMAGGMILRRFNLSVKASAILCSGAVLLAITFALPLLFLGCPTQSIAGINPTNSESFSRYLNCSSTCSCSDEAFNPVCGSDDVEFRSPCHAGCKTATNNSLNYTDCVCVGPAGSRGYAVPGTCGNNCAHLLVPFMIFSSLTCFLASLSQTPSFMMILRTVTPEDKSFALGIQFMLLRVLAFLPAPVLYGSAIDSTCILWGKKCKKNTSCQYYNLDYFRQRFLGLQTFFVFGGLVFFFLSFLVLKRADSAQRKRLELMNSNATNEKQDMKDTKSFLK from the exons ATGGGTCTTTTCAACAATATCAAG tTCTTTGTGCTGTGCCATGGAATGCTGCAACTTGCACAGCTCCTGGTTTCTGGCTATCTGAAGGGCTCCATATCCACAATAGAGAGAAGATATGGCCTGTCCAGTCAGAAGTCTGGACTACTGGCCTCTTTTAATGAG GTGGGAAACACGGTTCTTATCGTGTTTGTGAGCTATTTTGGAAGCCGCCTACACAGACCCAGGTGTATTGGGATTGGAGCGGTAATTGCAAGTATGGCAGCATTTCTTATTGCTTTGCCACACTTTATCAGTGGAAAATATCAGTACACGGATGACATAAAGA CAGCTTCCATGGAGCATGTTTCTGGTCTTTGCCAAGAAGTGAGCAATCACCGGGCAGCATCCTCCAACCAGACGTGTTCGGAAGTCAAGAGTCATGCCAACAATGCAGTGTTTCCCATATTACTCCTGGGCCAGTTGCTTCTAGGCGTTGGTGGAGTTCCTATCCAACCCTTTGGGATTTCCTACATAGATGACTATGCAAATAAGAAGAATTCGCCGTTCTATCTCG GAATATTGTTTGCCTTAACTGTGATTGGACCAGCATTGGGTTACTTGCTGGGGTCGATCCTGCTCCGGTTCTATGTTGACTTCAACACGATGTCTCCTG AGGAAATTGTTCTGAAAAAAACGGATCCTCGTTGGGTTGGAGCTTGGTGGTTGGGTTTCCTTCTAGCTGGTACCTTGCTCTTCCTTACCTCCCTGCCATACCtatttttccccagaagcatgatCACAGAG GAAGCCGTAGAGGCCACTGGAGCAGACCTGCTCAAAGAGAAGGAGGAAGCTGTATCAGACACTACACGTGGACTTTCACTTCTCCAGTTCCTCAAAA AATTCCCACACATCATGctgagaaccctgaggaaccccATTTACCTTTTGGTGGTGCTGGCCCAGGTGAATCTAGCAGCGATGGTTGCTGGACTGGCCACATTCATGCCTAAATATATTGAGAGACAGTTCTCTCAAACAGCTTCCTTCTCTAACATAATGATTG GTGGTTTGAGCATCCCGTGCGCCATGTTGGGCATCATGGCAGGAGGCATGATCCTGCGCAGATTCAATCTGTCCGTTAAGGCCTCGGCGATCTTGTGCAGCGGTGCCGTGCTGTTGGCGATCACCTTCGCCTTGCCGCTCCTCTTCCTCGGTTGTCCAACGCAGAGTATTGCTGGGATAAACCCTACCAATAGCGAAAG CTTCAGCAGGTACCTGAATTGCAGTTCGACGTGTTCCTGCTCTGATGAGGCTTTCAACCCTGTGTGTGGTTCTGATGATGTGGAGTTTCGCTCTCCTTGTCACGCTGGCTGCAAAACCGCAACCAATAACTCGCTG AACTACACAgactgcgtgtgtgtgggtcCAGCTGGTTCTCGCGGTTATGCCGTACCAGGAACATGTGGGAACAACTGCGCTCACCTCCTCGTCCCGTTCATGATTTTCTCCTCGCTCACATGCTTCTTAGCGTCCCTCTCTCAGACCCCATCGTTTATGATGATTCTCAG GACTGTGACGCCAGAAGACAAATCCTTTGCCCTGGGAATCCAGTTCATGCTCCTCAGAGTGCTTG CGTTTCTCCCAGCACCTGTCCTGTACGGAAGTGCCATCGATTCGACCTGTattttgtgggggaaaaagtgCAAGAAGAACACTTCCTGTCAGTACTACAACTTGGATTATTTCAGACAACG ATTTCTTGGACTTCAGACATTTTTTGTGTTTGGAGGTCtggtcttcttctttctctcctttttggTTCTGAAGAGAGCGGATTCTGCTCAGCGAAAGAGACTGGAACTGATGAACAGCAATGCCACAAATGAGAAGCAGGACATGAAAGACACAAAATCATTTCTCAAATGA